DNA from Nocardioides seonyuensis:
ACCGGGGCACAGGATCACGTCGGGGTGCTCGATGTCGGCCTCGGCACTCACGGGCTCTGCGTTCATGCGCGCCACTCCGCCAACATTCGGTTCGCGAAACGGTCCTCGAGGTCTAGGCAGGTGAATGCGCCGAAGAAGGCGTCAGGGACCAGCCGGGGCTCGTCCTCGACAAGCGTCCCGCAGATGGTGCGCACGGCCAGCTGCTCGTGCACAGCGTCCGCCTCGACGTGCTCCTCGTAGTAGGCGATCAGCTCCGGCTCGAGCTCGAGGCGCGAGAGGCCCTGCGCCAGCTTGCGCGAGGGCAGTGAGCTGGTCGCCTCGAAGGCCGCCAGGTGTCCGAGCGCTGCGCCGCGCAGCCGGCGGTGCAGCCCGAACAGCGACATCGCGTTGTTCTGCTCGAGGACCTCCAGCGGTACGTCGTCGATGTAGGCGCCGTAGTCGGCCCGCAGCCCACAGGCCTCCAGGCCTCGGGCGAACAGGTGGGAGTGGAGCCGCCGCGGGTTGCCGCCGCCGTACTCGTCGTACTGCAGCTCCATCAGCGCCGCCTTG
Protein-coding regions in this window:
- a CDS encoding iron-containing redox enzyme family protein, coding for MFLPKARGDVSELLFEALHTPPRSWPRLADREPTADDDLHIALWAMYELHYQGFEDVEEELEWEPEVLALRRSLERRFEAELRQRFAEHGTPTADGPFADALFAFVEGHDGPSLAAHVQREADREQVLELLRHRSIYHLKEADPTTWVVPRLPVRAKAALMELQYDEYGGGNPRRLHSHLFARGLEACGLRADYGAYIDDVPLEVLEQNNAMSLFGLHRRLRGAALGHLAAFEATSSLPSRKLAQGLSRLELEPELIAYYEEHVEADAVHEQLAVRTICGTLVEDEPRLVPDAFFGAFTCLDLEDRFANRMLAEWRA